In Lepus europaeus isolate LE1 chromosome 9, mLepTim1.pri, whole genome shotgun sequence, the following are encoded in one genomic region:
- the CSPG5 gene encoding chondroitin sulfate proteoglycan 5 isoform X1, with protein sequence MPPTTPETPEVSGPPSPTPSDKLSPDPELPKESPLEVWLNLGGSTPDPQGSEPTYPFQGTQEPQPASDIIDIDYFEGLDGEGRGADLGSFPGSPGTSENHPDTDGETPSWSLLDLYDDFTPFDESDFYPTTSFYDDLEEEEEEEEDDKDAVGGGDLGEENDLVVPTQKPGPGHTLGLVPGSSIALRPRPGEPGRDPAHGGNGTECRSGFVRHNGSCRSVCDLFPSYCHNGGQCYLVENIGAFCRCNTQDYIWHKGMRCESIITDFQVMCVAVGSAALVLLLLFMMTVFFAKKLYLLKTENTKLRRTNKFRTPSELHNDNFSLSTIAEGSHPNVRKLCDTPRTPSPHARALAHYDNALCQDDPSAPHKIQEALKSCLKEEESFNIQNSMSPKLEGGKGDQADLEVNCLQNNLT encoded by the exons ATGCCCCCCACCACCCCTGAGACTCCAGAGGTCAGCGGACCACCTTCCCCAACCCCCAGCGACAAGCTGAGCCCAGACCCGGAACTCCCCAAGGAGAGCCCCTTGGAGGTTTGGCTGAACCTGGGGGGCAGCACACCCGACCCTCAAGGGTCAGAGCCCACCTACCCCTTTCAGGGTACGCAAGAGCCCCAGCCTGCCTCAGATATAATTGACATCGACTACTTTGAAGGACTGGATGGTGAGGGTCGTGGTGCCGACCTGGGGAGCTTTCCGGGGTCACCAGGAACCTCAGAGAACCACCCTGACACTGACGGGGAGACCCCTTCCTGGAGCCTGCTTGACTTGTACGACGACTTCACCCCCTTTGATGAGTCTGATTTCTACCCCACCACATCTTTCTATGATGActtggaggaagaggaagaggaggaggaagatgacaaGGATGCAGTGGGCGGTGGTGACCTGGGAGAGGAAAATGATCTTGTAGTGCCCACTCAGAAGCCTGGTCCAGGACACACTCTGGGGTTGGTCCCTGGCAGCAGCATCGCCCTCAGGCCCCGCCCGGGAGAACCAGGCCGGGACCCGGCACACGGTGGAAACGGCACCGAGTGCCGCAGCGGCTTTGTGCGGCATAATGGCTCCTGCCGGTCGGTGTGCGACCTCTTCCCGAGCTACTGCCACAATGGCGGCCAGTGCTACCTGGTGGAGAACATAGGGGCCTTCTGCAG GTGCAACACGCAGGACTACATCTGGCACAAGGGCATGCGCTGCGAGTCCATCATCACTGACTTCCAGGTGATGTGCGTGGCCGTTGGCTCGGCCGCCCTGGTGCTACTCCTGCTCTTCATGATGACGGTGTTCTTTGCCAAGAAGCTGTACCTGCTCAAGACGGAGAACACCAAGCTGCGAAGAACCAA CAAATTCCGGACCCCATCCGAGCTGCACAACGATAACTTCTCCCTCTCCACCATTGCTGAGGGCTCTCACCCAAATGTAAGGAAACTCTGCGACACACCCCGTACTCCCTCCCCGCATGCCCGGGCCTTGGCTCACTATGATAACGCTCTCTGTCAG GATGATCCCAGTGCCCCCCACAAAATCCAGGAAGCCCTCAAGTCCTGCCTGAAAGAGGAGGAGTCGTTTAACATCCAGAACTCCATGTCGCCCAAGCTTGAGGGTGGCAAAGGTGACCAGGCGGACTTGGAGGTGAACTGTCTTCAGAACAACTTAACCTAA
- the CSPG5 gene encoding chondroitin sulfate proteoglycan 5 isoform X2 → MPPTTPETPEVSGPPSPTPSDKLSPDPELPKESPLEVWLNLGGSTPDPQGSEPTYPFQGTQEPQPASDIIDIDYFEGLDGEGRGADLGSFPGSPGTSENHPDTDGETPSWSLLDLYDDFTPFDESDFYPTTSFYDDLEEEEEEEEDDKDAVGGGDLGEENDLVVPTQKPGPGHTLGLVPGSSIALRPRPGEPGRDPAHGGNGTECRSGFVRHNGSCRSVCDLFPSYCHNGGQCYLVENIGAFCRCNTQDYIWHKGMRCESIITDFQVMCVAVGSAALVLLLLFMMTVFFAKKLYLLKTENTKLRRTNKFRTPSELHNDNFSLSTIAEGSHPNDDPSAPHKIQEALKSCLKEEESFNIQNSMSPKLEGGKGDQADLEVNCLQNNLT, encoded by the exons ATGCCCCCCACCACCCCTGAGACTCCAGAGGTCAGCGGACCACCTTCCCCAACCCCCAGCGACAAGCTGAGCCCAGACCCGGAACTCCCCAAGGAGAGCCCCTTGGAGGTTTGGCTGAACCTGGGGGGCAGCACACCCGACCCTCAAGGGTCAGAGCCCACCTACCCCTTTCAGGGTACGCAAGAGCCCCAGCCTGCCTCAGATATAATTGACATCGACTACTTTGAAGGACTGGATGGTGAGGGTCGTGGTGCCGACCTGGGGAGCTTTCCGGGGTCACCAGGAACCTCAGAGAACCACCCTGACACTGACGGGGAGACCCCTTCCTGGAGCCTGCTTGACTTGTACGACGACTTCACCCCCTTTGATGAGTCTGATTTCTACCCCACCACATCTTTCTATGATGActtggaggaagaggaagaggaggaggaagatgacaaGGATGCAGTGGGCGGTGGTGACCTGGGAGAGGAAAATGATCTTGTAGTGCCCACTCAGAAGCCTGGTCCAGGACACACTCTGGGGTTGGTCCCTGGCAGCAGCATCGCCCTCAGGCCCCGCCCGGGAGAACCAGGCCGGGACCCGGCACACGGTGGAAACGGCACCGAGTGCCGCAGCGGCTTTGTGCGGCATAATGGCTCCTGCCGGTCGGTGTGCGACCTCTTCCCGAGCTACTGCCACAATGGCGGCCAGTGCTACCTGGTGGAGAACATAGGGGCCTTCTGCAG GTGCAACACGCAGGACTACATCTGGCACAAGGGCATGCGCTGCGAGTCCATCATCACTGACTTCCAGGTGATGTGCGTGGCCGTTGGCTCGGCCGCCCTGGTGCTACTCCTGCTCTTCATGATGACGGTGTTCTTTGCCAAGAAGCTGTACCTGCTCAAGACGGAGAACACCAAGCTGCGAAGAACCAA CAAATTCCGGACCCCATCCGAGCTGCACAACGATAACTTCTCCCTCTCCACCATTGCTGAGGGCTCTCACCCAAAT GATGATCCCAGTGCCCCCCACAAAATCCAGGAAGCCCTCAAGTCCTGCCTGAAAGAGGAGGAGTCGTTTAACATCCAGAACTCCATGTCGCCCAAGCTTGAGGGTGGCAAAGGTGACCAGGCGGACTTGGAGGTGAACTGTCTTCAGAACAACTTAACCTAA